atatatatttctatATGTAGCGCCATATAGGTGTGCATATGCATTCATCTGTAGTATTGTACTGAGTTAGCGCGGACACACCTCCGTGCGGGTGTGAGTCTGGAGCTGCTCCGCTGCGTACAGTGGTGCGAATTTCTTTTCCCTTCGCCCCTCGTGGAAAGGGCAGACACGTCGGCTGCAGGTAGTTGAGAGGATCAGCGCCTTTTTTCATCTATGTTTCTTTTGCAGGAGGCTTTTTCGTCGCCGTTttggagaagaagagacacgtCCCTTTCCACGTCACGCCCCGCGCACTGGGGGCGGAACAGCGCGAGCAGAGGGAGGACGcgtgcgccgacgcggacgaagaggaggaagcagaagaggcagagccTTCAGCGCAGCCCGCACAGGCCGACGCGAGCGCAACTGCCGGGGAAGTCTCACGAAAACCAGgcaacgcaggcgagaaggacgagCCTGTGCGCTCGCTAGACCAGCTGCAGTTGGATTTTGTCTCCATGGGCTGGGAGCAGCGCTTCGTGGAAAAGCAGCAGATGCAGTTCAAGCGGAAAGTGCAGCAGGCCCTGGCAGCTGACGCTGCGAAGGAGGCGTCAGGTCAGGCGCAGCCCGACGGCGAAACGGTGGCACCGGTTGTCGCAGCTCGTCAGTGCCGCCCCGAGGTCGCGAGTGAGGGCAGCGAAGTCTGCATCCGCGAAGAGAAACTCAGAGCGGCCTGGGAGGCCGCGTGTGCTGCGTTGGGTGTGCGCGGCGAGCTAGTCAGGGAGGCGGAATCGCCCATGCGTTCAGAAGGAGCATCCGAGGGCGGGGGGTCAGCCGGTGACTGCGAGCGCCCGAGCTTGCGGTTGCTTCAAGAGCTCCGAGCTTGCCTCTTTGTCAGGCGCCGCGGTGAAGGGGAGAACGTCTATCTGTCGCGCAAGGCGCTGAAGCAGGCAGCCAAGACCCACGCTGCGGCAAAGACAGAGGCGTCGGCCGCGATGGAGGAAAGCGGAACGGctgacgcggccgccgcggccgtcgcggcggacggcgccgcgaaggatGACAAACTCCTGCGGACCGTCTGgctcgtctcccgcggcgtGGAGCGGGCCCTGAGTGGCGTAGGCCGCTCGCGCTACAAAGTCGTGAGTGCGGGCTGCGTGGCGCACCAGTGCAGAAACGCGAGCAAATACCGACTGTCGTACGGTGGCGCGCAGTGGCTGGTGCCCCTCGCGGACGCTGTGGACggggaagaggcggagaggcggcgcgcgaactCGAAGTGCGCCCGAAGCGGTGAGTCGCGGGTGATTTTGAGAATCAGCAACGAACTGATGATGGCGCTGCTGGGCtccgagggcgcgccgccccgcgtcGACATGAGCACGCTGACACACCTcgaaggcggccgcgagctgcgtgaGACAACGGAGGAGGGCCCCCTGGTACTCGTGACGACGCCGGAGCGGTCCAAGCAAAGTGAGGAGCCTCTCAAGACCACGGCCGGGAGCGTGGACAACGAAGTCGTGAATGGCGATGACCGACAGCACGCAGACACGCTCGCGTCGTCGTGTACGCGCCTCGTGGTAAGTCACACGGGCCAGTCTCCGGTGGAGGAGGCATGCACCCTACACCCAGGCGCGCTGAGCTTGACCATCTACATTCTGTGGAAGGGCGAGCCTGGCTGTGCGCGAGGTGAATGAGTCGATGTTGCTGCTATCATCGGCGAAACGAGATAGACGCGTTGCCATCCGTAAGCCAGGTAGACGGCCAGGCAGAGTTTTAGGTGCAGCCTTTTTCACGTGACAGGGGAGACGACACCTACCGAGAGATGCAGTAATCCACCGGAGAGAATGCTCGATGTTTCACTGCATCTGTCCCCGAAATATTTGATGTCAGTGGACGGTGACGTGAACCATCGAGCTTTGTCCCCATTGCTGCTTTTCTTCATCGATGTGGAAATGGGGGGAATTCTGATAGGACCTTGCGCAGAATGCACCACTACTAGCTGCGTAGTTGCTGTAGCCATATTCGCATCGCACGCATCAGATTGCTTAACTTGTCGGAACGCCATCCCCTGCGCtttgcgcgtcgctctgtcTGCAGGCTCCGGCGTGGAGGGGACGCGCCAACATTGAGCTCATGGTGGATGCTTACACGTGTCATGCACTAAGATGTCTTCTGCTTCACGGGCAATCGCCTGCGACTGTGTCTTTGCCGCGAGATAAGAGTGCGTAAGAAGGCGAGACTACTGTTGGGCGCTTCATGAGGCTGGAGCTTTACAATTCAACAAAGGACCCCTGGCGAGCAGGAAATACCCGGGGATTAGCAGAGTTTGCGTTTTTCAAGAGACCGCGCGAAGCGCTAGCGCCATGTATTCACAGAGGGATATGGATCCTGATGTGCAACTGTCCAAAATCAACGTGGCATGCTCTgcatttttttttcgttgcAGACATGCTTTGACAGAGTACCCGTGCAGTCCATCCTACAGAGTGGTGTGCTTTCCTACAATGCACCGCTTCGGTTGCGCACGTCTTTTGGTTGGCTCATTCAAGTAGTTGAGAGCACTCTCGTCACATCGTCACACAACGGATAGCTCGACGCTGGCGGGCGGGGTATCAACTGGTATGTATCGAGGGGGTCAGGCGTGACCGATGCTGCACGGTTTAATATTTTTTCCAAGAGGGGGTGTACTAGAGATAACCGGTGGGGCTCGCCGCATGGATCCACGATGTCACACGCACCCGCGCAGCGATAGAATGAATCAGGAGCGAATGTGAGGATTGATACGTTTGATCCGCGCGGTGTACGCGTAGAGCAAGCACCCGTTAGATTGCGTAGGGAAGGAGTAGGACTCTTTTGGTATGTATTTATGGAGCGCAAGGCCGTCGGTCGATGACCGAACGCAGCGCACGTAATAGGAGGCACTGATGAAAGCTAGCGTGAATCAGATGTGCCGAGTCACCTCGATCACAGTACCACACTACAACGAGCAACCTCTCAAAGCGTACATGCTACGGTCAATCTGTTCGGTCGAGTGCAAGTTGTTCGATAAGGTGCTGTGCAGACTTCTGCATGGTATCGGTGTAGAAGACCTAATGGTTTCACAAGAGAGGCCCGCTGTTGCGCAGCCGTGTTGCACTGAAGCACCACCGCGCAAGATACAAAGAACCGTGTATGCAGCAGCACCTCTGCAGGCTGGAACTACAATATCACCTGTGAGTGGTTCCTTTCTAATCCAAATCCGCTGTCAGCCACCCCGGTGAGAGTATGAACTCCCCTGGGGTGTATCTGCAAGCGCCAGAGAGGCCCACTCGATAAAACAAACACCTGGGGCGACCTTCATCAAAAGCGAAGCCCGCTGACCCGAGTTGGTAGGCTCTGCCCCAGCCGTCTGAACAGCGAGAGCGTAAAAAGATTGTTCGCACGTTCACACGACGGTCGCCTTGCGCATTACACACGGGAAATAGCGCGTAGGCAGTCTGATgctccctccccctcccccccttctccTGAAAAGGGAACATGTCACGAATTATGTGTAACAGGCCGAGATTAAAAACGCTGCTTCAGCCCTCATGTCTGTGTAACGCTCGCAAGGTCCTCTGCAGAATACTGCACCCCGTCCGACAATAGAAAGTGCACCGGAAAAAGCAAACGTGAAGCTtacccctcccccccccccccccccccccccccccccttcacCCTTTTCTCCTTCCTTGCTCGCGTTCATGGCTTTGTAGTTTTACAGTTAACTCAGTTCGTTCCCACTCGTACAACAGTCGCGTGCTTATTCGCAGCTGCCCCGCTGCACATGCCTCCGCACACTTGTCTTTTGGAAGGCAACATGCATCCTTGGTCGCGCATGAAAACAAGGGTGGGCTGACGATCTTTACGGGGATACATTAACTACAAAATGACTACATTCTTGTTGTCAGCCGATGCTCAAGCACACCTGGCCCCTCCATGGAATAGGTTTTCCAAAGCGCCGATACCCACGGGTGCAGATCCGCGGTATTCGTCGGTTCCATCGCAGTTATGCAGTCGGCGCTATCCACATGCACGGGTGGAAAATGCCTCTGAGACGTCACACAACGAGGCTACAGCGTGCTCACAACTACCTAACTGGACACGCTCAACCAGCACAAGGGATATCTGCGTTGTATAAGTTGCCTTGTCGAGGGTTATAGGCACATAGACGTTCATACCCAACGACGCAAGAATGCGCCGAAACTGGCTTCTTAGGGAAATTGTATGCTCCGCAGTGCAACGTCATGTCAAACAACAACATCGGAGGTGCTTTGCATTTGTTCAAGCGAGCAGAGTATAAACACATCTGAATACGTAGGTATACGCACGTATATAAATAAGCGGATGAGATGCTCCCGCTTGAAGCAGTTACACTACACACGTATATTAATCTTTGCCTTAAAGAAATGCCTGTCCTCAGACGAGTGCATTCGCGTTGTAGGAAGTGGCACTGAACTTCAGTCCTTTTGCTAGTACTCGCCCTCGACCAGAACCTGTGTTTCGTCTTGCGGGTTGATGTCATCCTCAGCCTCTGtacagaaagaaaaagaacgGGGGAAGGCTCTGAGCAAGCAGGAGCGTTGAACCGCAAATGGCCTGTTCGCCACGAGACCCGCCCTCCCTACACCCGGTCACAGGGCCCCCGGATTTAAGGAAAGATGCAACggtgcgccgcagcaggctaGGTCAATTTGCAAAAATCTAGCACCGGCCAAGCACTGCAGAAGACGACCGGCTTTACAGCACCCCACAGGTCACCCGTTTTCACGTCATAACGCAGTTCAAAGTGTCCCACGTATACTCACCATCCCAAAACGATGGCTCCGCTTCTTGTATCAGATCGCTGGGTCTTTTCTTCTGATGCCTCCTGGATTCATACTCTTGATTGTGAGAGGCGCCCCCGCCACCTGTCTCCATGTCGCCTCTGTACAACGGCAGCGTAAATAGACGTGACGTTCCCATATGAAATTGTGTCCTGGGGAGTGGCAGTTATCGTGTCTACGGTGATGGCCCTTACGCACAAGAAATACTCGATACTAAGCTCTCTGTTTCCACCAAGAGGTCTCTGCTTCCACCCGGAAGGCAAGTAGAAGGACACATTGGAATTGCCCATAATCTTCGAAATGTGTTGTGAACTACGACGATGTTCATGATGTACCTCGAAACTACAATCCTTGCCCCGAACTCGCGCCTCTTTTTGCTGCCGGTCTCAAAAGGCTAGCGTCAGCACGGTGAAATGCgttccgcgtcggcgcgttCCAACTCGCAGCCACCGCTTCACCTTTGCTTGAAAAAAAGAAATAGACGCACCTCTTGGAAAAGTAGTATCCACCGCCTGCTAGCAGGCCAATTAAGAGAACTCCCCCAACGACAAGACCAGCAACTAGAGCAGTGTTaaccccgccgccgcctgaaaGCAAATTCACCAAACACGTCACGTGCAGAAACTGCACTGGAGGCCGTCGCTACGTGGTACGAAAGCATGGTACTTTGTTTTAGTTGAGACAGACGGTGAATGGTATGGAAGACCAAGGAACGGGCAAAAAGGGACATGCGGACCGCGTCCATGATGCAAGCTGCTGACAAACTGCATCCTGGCAGTCTCCACAGGAAAGGCGCAATACTGATGTACCACTGGGCTTACAGTCCTTTGCTTCCGTTTCAGTGCAATCAACGCTGGTGCTCTCGACCTGTCCTCCAATACACGttgttttctgtcttttgCAGGATTCCAAGTCGCAAGCGCCGTAAGTTTCGGGGAAATCTGACGAAGTACACTGTAGGGCTTGGCCCTGGTCAGGGATGGGTTCGGATGGATTCAACGGTACGACGAAGTCCGGAGTATCTTCAGAGAGACTACCCACGGCCGTGTACGACACAGCGTTTTTGTCTGAAACAAGGCAATCCGGGGGCTTGTCGGACAGTGCACACTTCTTCTGTCCTAGACTATCTATGTAGAAGAAACCGTAGTTGCGCCCAACGCCACCTGCACAACACACAATGACAGTGTAGCAATGCCGGTTCAGCTGCATACGTGTCAAAACTCTATGATGATCTAGTAGGTAAGGTATCGTGCTGCAGAGTGCATTCATTCGCGAATGTTCATACAAGGCGAGACTACTGCAAAACGTCAAGCCGACGAATAACAAAACATGACTCGGAGCCAACTACAGGCGCTTACGTGAATGGGGTTGATCTGGCTGATGAAGTGGCCACCAATCATTCCATCCGCGCTGACTCGTCAGTGGATAAGTCCTTGGCTGGTCACTGGCGACCTTGTCATTCGTGAACGTCTTGACCCAACATTCAGCTTTTGAGCCCACGCCTTCAATCCAAGAGTCGTCTAACTCTGTGTAGTCGCGGCACCGCCCGTTTAACCAAACACCGAACCTGTTTCCACGAAGCGCTTGATTGGCTGAGAAAGACAaccgcagaggaagcagtAATGTGGGATGTACCAGTGCGAAACTTTTCAGGGTAAAAAAGACTTTCAGAATCTCCAATGTTGCCTAAGACCTCATCACATGTAAGAGGGGGGCTgtcgccccctccccccccccgggcATCGCGACCCGCCTGTCTTGAAAGAGTTGTATACGCGTAACAGCCGCCCTGAATGAAACACAGTGATAGCAACATCAACCACTTACGCCACGGTACTGCGCTGCTTGGATGAAAAAGGTGTGCCACTTACGACAATTCTTGACGAAATGCTCTGGATCTTTCCCAACGTACGCCGATCCGTAGATCAGGTGGTGGAACTTCTCGGTGCTCTTGTTTGGTTTTAAACAGTACCACGTGAGACCAGCCGGACTCCCCTTGGTCGAACAGTACTTCTCCCCCTCCAAACGTTGCAAAGATATGACGAGGATGTAACACAACCGTTTTGCAGAGTCATACACAAATGGGTAGCGGTAGTCTGTCTTCGCGTTGGTTTTGCTCATAGCCGTCGTCTTGTACGCAAACTCGGCGCACTTGCCAAGCTCCGTTGTAGCTTTGACTGAGATTCAGGGTAACACGGCAGAACAACCAGACAGTTGACCTGCTGCCGGAGAACCATGCCGCATCAGAGCGCCCAACGCCTGATGCAGCAACTGGTACCCACTGGCAATCTCGGTCGCATAATGCGAGATAAGCCGACAGCAAGCGTGTGACATTACCTAAGCAGTAACGAATACGCCACGCGCAGAAATAATATGGCATCTGAGGAACGGATAGAAGGAAACATACCTCTTATACTACACTAAGGCGAgatgaagaaaaaaaaccagGTCTTGACTGTGTCTATTGCATAGAATCTCGAGATGACGAAAAGACTGACAGTGTAAGCGCTCCACCCGGCAAACCCGATATATAATACAAAATTCCAAGTCGTCAGGATTGCCAAACAGGGCGTCGCACAGATGCTGGATGCGCACTTTCAGTTCAAAGCGTCTTCCAACAATCGCAACGAGTGGCGGGAACCGAGCAGTTCAGTGTCAATTCTAGACTTACTGTTGCTGTTCTTCTCTAGCAACTCCATAGGGAAAGGTGATATACGTTGGCCTGTAGGCGTCACGTAGTTCATGTTGAAGCCACCAGGCAGAGGGTTGCCGGCACGCTTGTACTCCTCTTCTGTAGGAACGTCTTGCAAGAAGTCGTTTTGGTATGGGGCCTTGTCCGGTTGATAAAGTTGAATGTATTTACCCCAGACCGGGCATAAACCCGAAGCCTCGCGATACATTTTCCCATCAACTTCCTTCTCCTGTCCAAGGTCTACGTCGACACCGGAACCTGCAGCGCCATTAGCAGCAACCAATGGATGCCAGGCAATGAGTACCACTCTGTTCCTAGCACAACTATTGGAAGCCATTAAcacgcaagtaccaaggacATTAATAGAACTTAACATACACATAATCGACTGTTCCACGGATGATACTTCAATGTTCGGGTGAGGTTTGACGTAATGCTTCAGCCAGTGCTTTCCGGCGTTTATCCGAGCGTCAGTGGAAGCGGGttcgcttctcttcttctccgtcg
The Besnoitia besnoiti strain Bb-Ger1 chromosome VIII, whole genome shotgun sequence genome window above contains:
- a CDS encoding apical membrane antigen AMA1 (encoded by transcript BESB_083720) gives rise to the protein MEGWSGEWPFRPSERQWTAEWRQRSLTVAAIFLFFSAHCNLLASALTTKGKVLEPDSLGITRSNNPFEEPKLKAFLQRFNITLQHGSGVDVDLGQEKEVDGKMYREASGLCPVWGKYIQLYQPDKAPYQNDFLQDVPTEEEYKRAGNPLPGGFNMNYVTPTGQRISPFPMELLEKNSNIKATTELGKCAEFAYKTTAMSKTNAKTDYRYPFVYDSAKRLCYILVISLQRLEGEKYCSTKGSPAGLTWYCLKPNKSTEKFHHLIYGSAYVGKDPEHFVKNCPNQALRGNRFGVWLNGRCRDYTELDDSWIEGVGSKAECWVKTFTNDKVASDQPRTYPLTSQRGWNDWWPLHQPDQPHSRGVGRNYGFFYIDSLGQKKCALSDKPPDCLVSDKNAVSYTAVGSLSEDTPDFVVPLNPSEPIPDQGQALQCTSSDFPETYGACDLESCKRQKTTCIGGQVESTSVDCTETEAKDCGGGVNTALVAGLVVGGVLLIGLLAGGGYYFSKRGDMETGGGGASHNQEYESRRHQKKRPSDLIQEAEPSFWDEAEDDINPQDETQVLVEGEY